Proteins encoded by one window of Paenibacillus sp. DCT19:
- a CDS encoding extracellular solute-binding protein: protein MTNKKRKVFSFAVVMMLSVSLLAGCSSNNANKVSNNEGVSTATNPPSDPMAKYDPPIELTVAISIADAIADGFSEEKWENSEWIKAYRDELGIIVKPLWYTKGADAGKQKMSVAIASGDIPDLVGASLENLATLSKTNLYTDLTDVYKNYGTPLTKEIITEEGNTALESATFGGKLIAIPSTSSSIDSASFLWARQDWLEKLGLPNPKTTDELYSALKAVVEQDPDGNGKKDTVGLMLSKDFLTPGLAEAIGLFNAFDAYPKTWVRGTDGKLVYGSAQPEVKDALAYLNKLYSEGLIEKDFGAKDSGKAAELAAAGRVGFNFGQMWNGMYPLQQTKDNFPDSNWMAYPIVSKDAQPANPQIQLNVENYYVMRSGYEHPEAIMKLINFWTELNYGDTSSEEYNRFLGPEPAPGHHYAVAKAWKAKKNLQGHLNITEAFKTGNASNLNAEEKGYYDNIQKYKDGDNANAQYEKVFGETGSFKYMNEYVNQDLFKMNEFYGAPTAAMKNRLKTIEQAVIEYYTKVIMGSDSLDNFDKFVDQLNKLGLEEVTKEVNDWDAAK from the coding sequence ATGACGAACAAAAAAAGGAAAGTATTCTCTTTTGCTGTAGTAATGATGCTAAGTGTCTCACTTCTGGCCGGATGCAGTTCGAACAATGCAAACAAGGTGTCCAATAATGAGGGCGTCAGCACAGCAACAAATCCCCCGTCTGATCCGATGGCTAAGTATGATCCACCCATCGAACTAACAGTTGCTATATCGATTGCCGACGCAATCGCCGATGGCTTTTCTGAGGAGAAGTGGGAGAATAGCGAATGGATCAAAGCCTATCGGGATGAGCTTGGTATTATTGTTAAACCGCTATGGTACACCAAAGGTGCAGATGCAGGAAAGCAGAAAATGAGCGTTGCTATCGCATCCGGTGATATACCGGATCTTGTAGGCGCGAGTCTGGAAAATCTCGCAACGCTGTCGAAGACCAATCTATACACTGATTTAACAGATGTTTATAAAAATTATGGAACACCATTGACGAAGGAGATCATTACCGAGGAAGGCAACACAGCCCTAGAGTCAGCAACCTTTGGAGGGAAGTTAATTGCTATTCCATCGACTAGCTCATCTATTGATAGTGCTTCCTTTTTGTGGGCACGCCAAGATTGGTTGGAAAAGTTAGGTCTACCGAATCCAAAGACGACAGATGAACTATACTCGGCTCTCAAGGCAGTTGTGGAGCAGGATCCTGACGGCAATGGTAAGAAGGATACTGTTGGGCTCATGCTGAGCAAAGATTTCCTTACTCCTGGGTTGGCTGAAGCCATAGGATTATTTAATGCCTTCGATGCTTATCCGAAAACGTGGGTTCGTGGAACAGACGGTAAGCTTGTGTACGGTAGCGCACAGCCAGAAGTCAAGGATGCTCTTGCATATCTTAACAAACTGTATAGTGAAGGTTTGATTGAGAAAGACTTTGGCGCAAAAGATTCAGGTAAAGCAGCCGAGTTGGCTGCTGCTGGAAGAGTCGGTTTCAACTTTGGTCAAATGTGGAATGGGATGTATCCGTTACAGCAGACAAAGGATAATTTCCCGGATTCCAACTGGATGGCTTACCCGATCGTATCCAAGGATGCACAACCTGCTAATCCTCAAATCCAGTTAAATGTTGAGAATTACTATGTGATGCGTAGTGGATACGAGCACCCGGAAGCCATTATGAAACTGATTAATTTCTGGACAGAGTTGAACTATGGGGATACATCCTCCGAGGAATACAACCGATTCTTGGGTCCTGAACCAGCTCCGGGACATCATTATGCCGTTGCAAAGGCGTGGAAAGCAAAAAAGAACCTTCAAGGTCATCTTAATATAACAGAAGCTTTCAAAACGGGGAATGCCTCTAATTTGAATGCTGAAGAAAAAGGATACTATGATAATATTCAAAAATACAAAGATGGAGACAACGCCAACGCTCAATACGAGAAGGTGTTCGGCGAAACCGGTTCGTTTAAATATATGAACGAATATGTTAATCAAGATCTATTCAAAATGAATGAGTTCTATGGTGCACCAACGGCTGCCATGAAAAACCGGTTGAAAACGATTGAACAGGCAGTTATTGAATATTACACAAAAGTTATTATGGGATCCGACTCACTGGATAATTTCGATAAATTCGTTGATCAATTGAACAAACTCGGCCTCGAAGAAGTTACGAAAGAGGTCAATGACTGGGACGCAGCTAAATGA
- a CDS encoding carbohydrate ABC transporter permease gives MIERRTLSRKVFLYANYIFLTLFSITCLFPIIHMAALSFSSNAAVSAGWVTIWPVDFNLDSYKYIFSNNIFMSTVLVSFQRVILGVSLSLTLTVLAAYPLSKSNLKFRSRTIYSWFFVITMIFNGGLIPTFMVVKETGLMDTIWALVIPSAVNVFNIVLMLNFFRTQPPELEESAQMDGAGSLRTLWSIYLPISKPSLATIALFSIIFHWNSWFDGMIYMNSPSNYPLQTYLRTVIVSRDLTNMNASDLSLLANISNRTVMAAQLFVSMLPVLCIYPFLQKYFVKGIVLGSVKG, from the coding sequence ATGATCGAACGACGCACGCTTTCTCGAAAAGTATTCCTATATGCGAACTATATTTTCTTAACCTTATTTTCCATCACTTGTTTATTCCCTATTATTCATATGGCCGCTTTATCCTTCAGTAGTAATGCAGCCGTTTCAGCTGGATGGGTGACGATTTGGCCTGTGGATTTTAATCTGGATTCCTATAAATATATCTTCAGTAACAACATCTTTATGAGTACGGTACTCGTTTCCTTTCAAAGGGTGATACTCGGGGTTTCCTTAAGTTTAACCCTCACTGTTCTTGCTGCTTATCCGCTCTCGAAATCCAATTTGAAGTTTCGTTCCAGAACGATATACTCCTGGTTTTTCGTTATAACGATGATCTTTAATGGAGGATTAATACCAACCTTCATGGTAGTTAAAGAGACGGGGCTAATGGACACCATCTGGGCTCTTGTCATCCCTTCAGCGGTTAATGTATTTAATATTGTGCTCATGCTTAACTTTTTCCGTACTCAGCCGCCAGAGCTTGAAGAATCTGCCCAAATGGATGGCGCAGGTTCCTTGCGAACATTATGGAGCATTTACTTGCCCATATCTAAACCATCCTTAGCCACAATCGCCCTATTTTCAATCATTTTTCACTGGAATTCATGGTTTGATGGCATGATCTATATGAACTCACCGTCCAACTATCCGTTACAGACCTATTTACGAACCGTTATTGTATCAAGAGATTTAACCAATATGAACGCGAGCGATTTATCACTCCTTGCTAATATTTCTAATCGTACGGTCATGGCAGCCCAATTGTTCGTATCCATGCTGCCCGTCTTATGTATCTATCCTTTCCTGCAAAAGTATTTCGTCAAAGGGATCGTGCTTGGCAGTGTCAAAGGGTAG
- a CDS encoding response regulator, producing the protein MYRMLIVDDEKLLLNGLYELFLEAEGHRLEVYKASTALEALRVMSEKRVDILLSDIKMPKMSGLELGDQVKRQWPECKLIFLTGFDQFDYVHHAIKQGAQNYILKAEGDDAIVEAVRKTIRDLDEEQKMDTLIKQARDIQKKHAEHHRLIYLSDLLEGLQSQEDLTPQHLEAMGIKLAIDRPFIMCVARLDLVNSSLRARERQLLFTALHTVCVRFLSAYSEFTDVVYNREYYVFFIQSRDHSSKADEQLITFINGSIELIQQTLEKSTGYTFSFALTERSIVWSDVVKQFTVLKAFLSRYYDAQKIIVRNNNFTGSENQDEEEVRGFIEVFHKKANALETYIESGRRDEVQFILSELASYAEWEAIDDMRYMEMYCAVALRILTSANKLGLDRDTTVASHMSKLLQPTSILIRKEGIKTLQHILNQFEHYHSSQSSSMRIDILWKINQYIETHLGGDLSVSNLAEQVYLNPDYLSRMFKQSKGITLTEYIAALRIQRAKELLTDPRNLVQDIAKALGFTSAGYFSRFFKKETGQTPQEFRTS; encoded by the coding sequence ATGTACCGGATGTTAATTGTGGATGACGAGAAACTGCTGTTGAATGGATTATACGAATTGTTCCTGGAAGCCGAAGGACATCGACTTGAAGTTTACAAAGCATCTACTGCATTGGAGGCTTTGAGAGTCATGTCTGAAAAGCGGGTTGATATTCTGTTGTCCGATATTAAAATGCCTAAGATGTCGGGATTAGAACTTGGTGATCAGGTAAAACGGCAATGGCCGGAATGCAAACTCATATTCCTTACAGGCTTCGATCAATTTGATTATGTTCATCATGCCATTAAGCAAGGTGCACAGAACTATATATTGAAAGCAGAGGGAGACGATGCGATCGTAGAGGCAGTTCGTAAAACCATTCGTGATTTGGATGAAGAACAGAAGATGGACACTTTAATCAAACAAGCACGTGACATACAGAAAAAACATGCGGAGCATCACCGCCTTATCTACCTATCTGACTTACTGGAGGGCTTACAATCGCAGGAGGATCTAACACCACAACATTTGGAGGCAATGGGGATCAAACTTGCAATAGACCGCCCCTTTATTATGTGTGTGGCAAGATTAGATTTGGTGAATTCTTCATTACGAGCTAGAGAGAGACAGTTACTTTTCACGGCACTGCATACCGTTTGTGTACGATTTCTGTCAGCCTATTCCGAATTCACAGACGTTGTATATAACCGGGAGTATTATGTTTTCTTCATTCAATCTCGTGATCACTCCTCAAAAGCTGATGAGCAGTTAATAACTTTTATTAACGGGTCTATTGAATTGATTCAGCAAACATTAGAAAAATCGACAGGATATACATTTTCATTTGCACTTACAGAACGATCTATTGTTTGGAGCGATGTAGTCAAGCAGTTTACAGTTCTCAAAGCCTTCTTATCTCGATACTATGATGCTCAAAAAATCATCGTGAGGAATAACAACTTTACAGGTTCGGAGAATCAAGATGAAGAAGAGGTACGTGGGTTCATTGAGGTTTTCCATAAGAAGGCAAATGCACTAGAGACGTACATTGAATCTGGACGAAGAGATGAAGTTCAATTTATATTGTCAGAACTGGCGTCTTATGCTGAGTGGGAGGCCATTGATGATATGCGATACATGGAGATGTATTGCGCGGTAGCACTTCGTATACTGACATCTGCCAACAAATTAGGGCTGGATCGTGATACTACAGTTGCTTCCCATATGTCCAAGCTGTTACAGCCCACATCCATTCTTATACGAAAAGAAGGGATCAAGACATTACAGCACATCTTAAACCAATTTGAACATTACCACTCCTCTCAGTCTTCTAGCATGCGGATAGACATACTCTGGAAAATTAATCAGTACATTGAAACACATTTAGGTGGTGACCTTTCTGTATCCAATCTTGCGGAGCAAGTGTACTTGAATCCGGATTATCTATCCAGAATGTTTAAACAATCAAAAGGCATAACCCTTACGGAGTATATCGCAGCTCTGAGAATTCAAAGAGCCAAAGAACTACTAACGGACCCAAGAAATCTCGTGCAGGATATCGCCAAAGCCCTTGGCTTCACTTCGGCTGGTTATTTCAGTCGATTCTTTAAAAAAGAAACGGGACAAACCCCGCAGGAGTTTCGGACATCTTAA
- a CDS encoding glycosyl hydrolase: MVLQTKDEIYLIFRVRIADKNDWCHGDTYTDLMNPETVKLFIETNYEPYREAVGEEFGKTIPGIFTDEPTIQGFAERMNEPELTWIAWSELFAHEFEVRRGYSIWTLLPYFFFQGPLSSQIRYDYWLTVTETFSESYTKQIGEWCQEQGIQFTGHFHSEGSIVGQTRHSGSVMSHYRYLHIPGIDTLGEQTKEHLTIKQVSSVANQLGKKQVITETYGVTGWDLTFESRRWMGDWQFALGINLLTHHLSWYSLRGCRKRDYPPSFNYHTNWWSHNRRMEDYYARLGSVLSEGKLTRNVLVIHPASSVWSHLGQNVNISSWKNTAGNESMLTDYDKSFNEFVNRMVEWHVDYDLGDELIMKEFARAEKGQLYVGEAQYSLIVLPSLHNVMSSTLEVLLSFMDSGGIVAAFGEVPYLVDGRSESLQRLDDLKKHFQYIQFKDSAELITLLDEKTSRAVSILDQDGNEAKHFLHMHRQVQHGSTVFIVNNDRNNTHQVEISISEGQHLEEWDAWSGEMIPRPVAKKDGKIRFSDTFGPAQSKLYIVSSTSSNQEEIATVNNDQMTDVNQNHGSAQDHTLFEISNKYISELQPVSFERTAPNALVLDQCQFRMGNEPWSKPMEVWRAQRMIRERLGMRQVFHNGNLQRYFWIHQEHPGNETPLELRFTFVVADVPANDAFLVLEDAHRFDYELNGNCLDKKPEGYYLDRSMQKIKLSGLHEGINTLKVLISYCNDMELENAYIIGDFAVDPYRKIVIEPNNLTYGDWRKQGYPYYCGSMNYYFEIEKGIESVNGYRLEFGKYAAVLLEIKLDGTISKTIPWKSEAWFDIDPGVLTCQKNKVVVEVVGSPRNLFGPLHQQETNSSWIDWWSFHPEDEDYTLEYQGTPYGLLEPIKLLSSNKKVRDY; this comes from the coding sequence GTGGTTCTTCAGACGAAAGATGAGATCTATCTCATCTTCCGTGTGAGAATCGCTGATAAAAACGACTGGTGTCATGGGGACACCTACACGGATCTTATGAATCCTGAAACGGTAAAGTTATTTATTGAGACGAACTATGAACCTTACAGAGAAGCAGTTGGAGAAGAATTCGGAAAAACGATTCCTGGGATATTTACCGATGAGCCGACGATCCAAGGTTTTGCCGAACGTATGAATGAACCAGAATTGACTTGGATTGCATGGAGTGAACTATTTGCACACGAGTTTGAAGTCAGAAGAGGATATTCCATATGGACGTTGCTTCCATACTTCTTTTTTCAAGGTCCCCTTTCTTCACAAATACGTTATGATTATTGGTTGACCGTGACGGAAACGTTCAGCGAATCGTATACGAAACAAATTGGGGAGTGGTGCCAAGAACAGGGCATTCAGTTCACCGGACATTTTCATTCCGAAGGTAGTATTGTCGGACAGACTCGTCATAGCGGTTCAGTAATGTCGCATTATCGATATTTGCACATTCCGGGTATTGACACACTGGGTGAGCAAACCAAAGAACATTTAACGATCAAACAGGTCTCCAGTGTTGCGAATCAGCTTGGTAAGAAACAAGTAATCACCGAAACTTACGGTGTGACAGGCTGGGACTTAACTTTTGAGAGTCGAAGATGGATGGGGGATTGGCAATTTGCTTTAGGCATTAATTTATTGACTCATCATTTATCCTGGTATTCACTCAGAGGATGTCGTAAGCGGGATTACCCACCATCTTTCAATTATCATACGAACTGGTGGAGTCATAATCGGCGCATGGAGGATTATTATGCAAGACTGGGCTCTGTCTTAAGTGAGGGGAAATTAACTCGGAATGTGCTCGTGATTCATCCAGCTTCATCGGTGTGGTCACATCTCGGGCAAAATGTGAACATATCTTCATGGAAAAATACAGCCGGTAATGAATCCATGCTGACAGACTATGATAAGTCTTTCAACGAATTCGTCAACCGGATGGTTGAATGGCATGTCGACTATGATCTGGGTGATGAGCTTATAATGAAAGAGTTCGCCAGAGCTGAGAAAGGTCAGCTATACGTCGGTGAAGCACAATATTCACTCATTGTTCTACCTTCTCTACACAATGTCATGTCCTCAACACTTGAGGTGTTGCTTTCATTTATGGACAGTGGAGGTATTGTTGCTGCATTTGGGGAAGTGCCGTACTTAGTAGATGGCAGGTCGGAGAGTCTGCAACGTTTGGATGATCTAAAAAAGCATTTCCAATATATTCAATTCAAAGATTCTGCTGAACTGATAACGCTGTTGGACGAGAAAACATCACGTGCCGTAAGCATTCTGGATCAGGATGGCAATGAAGCGAAGCATTTTCTTCACATGCACCGGCAAGTACAACATGGCTCGACTGTTTTTATTGTAAACAATGATCGGAATAACACCCATCAAGTGGAGATCAGTATTTCAGAAGGGCAACACCTGGAAGAATGGGATGCTTGGTCGGGAGAAATGATTCCACGCCCAGTTGCTAAGAAAGATGGCAAGATACGCTTCAGCGATACATTCGGGCCAGCACAGTCCAAGCTATATATTGTTTCATCCACTTCAAGTAATCAAGAGGAAATTGCAACCGTTAACAACGATCAGATGACTGACGTGAATCAAAATCATGGTTCCGCTCAAGATCATACCCTGTTTGAAATAAGCAATAAGTACATTTCAGAGCTACAGCCTGTCTCGTTTGAGAGAACTGCACCTAATGCGCTTGTTCTTGATCAATGCCAGTTTCGCATGGGGAATGAACCGTGGTCTAAGCCTATGGAGGTGTGGAGGGCTCAACGTATGATTCGTGAACGACTGGGTATGCGTCAGGTATTCCACAACGGAAACCTACAGAGGTACTTTTGGATTCATCAGGAACATCCGGGCAATGAAACCCCGCTGGAACTGAGGTTTACATTTGTGGTCGCCGATGTGCCAGCGAATGATGCATTTCTGGTACTTGAAGATGCACATCGTTTCGACTACGAGCTTAATGGCAACTGCTTAGATAAAAAGCCAGAAGGATATTATTTGGATCGGAGTATGCAAAAAATTAAACTGTCAGGATTGCATGAAGGTATAAATACGCTAAAAGTTCTGATCTCGTACTGTAACGATATGGAATTGGAGAATGCATATATTATTGGAGATTTTGCTGTCGACCCTTATCGTAAAATAGTGATTGAGCCTAACAATCTAACTTACGGCGACTGGCGTAAACAAGGCTATCCCTACTATTGTGGCAGTATGAACTATTATTTCGAGATCGAAAAGGGTATTGAATCAGTTAACGGATACAGACTGGAGTTTGGTAAATATGCGGCTGTTCTACTTGAAATCAAGCTGGACGGAACAATATCTAAGACCATTCCGTGGAAAAGCGAGGCATGGTTTGACATAGATCCTGGCGTTCTGACGTGCCAGAAGAATAAAGTCGTGGTTGAAGTCGTTGGAAGTCCAAGGAATCTGTTCGGCCCACTTCATCAACAGGAGACCAATTCAAGCTGGATTGACTGGTGGTCATTTCACCCCGAAGATGAAGATTATACATTAGAATACCAAGGCACTCCCTACGGTTTATTAGAACCCATCAAACTTCTAAGTAGTAACAAGAAGGTTCGAGATTATTGA
- a CDS encoding sensor histidine kinase encodes MRNTNTKWRLSINKRLIIAFIVATFPIYLLAGILYNWTSDLLRKDIMTSTETQSQKYLSELNSTLSRFNSLQYDMLNDEYVIQFANAYDTLESYHKIQLIHFLRSKLVSIRNSSDFIVDVRLYLTNLDIEISANDGYGQLKVTDIPPEKLKDPYHLITYDDRLLSVAYPLESEYRTTPEIIVEIEMRTSELHRSFEAALEKDYSGAIVLGLGRNAKNMIVVNDDKLEQSITRQYGEMKQSTQEASPIQTNKDYIFVRSSLAENDLYIDHYLYTPTMFEPISKSIIWFWLFFGLTILMVALYLYYINRIINKPMVKLVRAFKRIEEGNLELNIHHNKEDEFGYLYKRFNDMVINLNISIDEIYNQRIHRQNAELKQLQSQINPHFLYNCLFSIIRLIKMEKDKEAVHFTDQLAKYFQFITRNSRDTVTLENEVAHARNYAMLQLARFSDRVTVNFGELPNSIKALSVPRLIIQPIVENAFVHGLENVIEGGILSVSFLDKPEQIVVLVEDNGEDSEDAIKKLSALLSDTQDEQEISGILNVHRRLQYKYGPESGIKVSPSELGGVKIELTISRKEASDDVPDVNCG; translated from the coding sequence TTGAGAAATACAAATACGAAATGGCGGCTATCCATTAATAAACGTCTGATCATAGCGTTTATTGTTGCGACATTTCCAATATATTTACTTGCAGGCATATTGTACAACTGGACTTCGGATTTACTACGGAAAGATATTATGACCTCGACTGAAACGCAGTCTCAAAAGTATTTAAGTGAGCTTAATAGTACCCTTAGCCGCTTTAATTCACTTCAGTACGATATGCTTAACGATGAATATGTAATCCAGTTTGCGAATGCATATGACACGCTTGAGTCCTATCACAAAATTCAGCTTATTCATTTTTTGAGATCCAAACTAGTATCCATTCGAAACAGCAGCGACTTCATCGTGGATGTACGTCTTTATTTAACAAATCTTGATATTGAAATATCCGCAAACGACGGTTACGGTCAGTTGAAGGTTACAGATATCCCTCCTGAAAAGCTGAAAGATCCTTATCATCTTATTACTTATGATGACAGATTGCTTAGCGTCGCATACCCTCTTGAGAGCGAATATAGAACCACCCCTGAAATAATCGTTGAGATCGAAATGAGAACGAGTGAACTTCATCGCAGCTTCGAAGCTGCGTTAGAAAAAGATTATTCTGGCGCGATTGTACTCGGACTAGGTCGAAACGCCAAAAATATGATTGTTGTGAATGATGACAAATTAGAACAGTCAATCACACGGCAGTATGGGGAAATGAAACAATCAACTCAAGAAGCTTCACCAATTCAAACGAATAAAGATTATATTTTTGTAAGATCTTCTCTGGCGGAAAATGACTTGTATATCGATCATTATTTGTATACACCAACGATGTTTGAACCAATCTCGAAATCTATTATCTGGTTCTGGCTATTCTTCGGACTGACCATTCTAATGGTTGCCCTGTATCTGTACTACATCAACAGAATCATTAATAAGCCTATGGTGAAGCTTGTTCGCGCGTTCAAGCGAATTGAAGAGGGAAATTTGGAACTCAATATTCATCATAATAAGGAAGACGAATTCGGTTATTTATACAAACGTTTCAATGATATGGTAATCAATTTGAATATTTCAATAGATGAGATCTATAATCAGCGGATTCATCGACAAAATGCGGAGCTGAAACAGCTTCAATCACAGATTAATCCTCATTTCCTATATAATTGCCTGTTCAGTATCATTCGTCTTATTAAAATGGAAAAAGACAAAGAAGCCGTGCATTTCACGGATCAGCTTGCCAAGTATTTTCAATTCATAACGCGCAACTCTAGAGATACAGTCACCCTTGAGAATGAAGTGGCACATGCTCGTAATTATGCCATGCTACAATTAGCTAGATTTTCAGATCGGGTGACCGTGAATTTTGGCGAATTACCGAACAGTATCAAAGCTCTTTCGGTTCCACGCCTAATTATTCAGCCTATAGTTGAAAACGCATTCGTGCACGGCTTGGAAAATGTGATAGAAGGAGGTATTCTTAGCGTTTCGTTCCTGGATAAACCTGAACAGATCGTGGTTCTTGTCGAAGATAACGGTGAGGACAGTGAGGATGCTATAAAAAAACTGTCTGCGCTTCTATCGGATACGCAAGATGAACAAGAGATCTCGGGGATTTTGAATGTGCATAGAAGGCTTCAGTACAAATACGGACCAGAGAGTGGGATAAAGGTCAGTCCTAGTGAGCTAGGTGGAGTAAAGATTGAACTAACGATTTCACGGAAAGAGGCGAGTGACGATGTACCGGATGTTAATTGTGGATGA
- the glf gene encoding UDP-galactopyranose mutase, producing MQHDYLVIGSGLFGSTFAYEAAKRGKRVKVIEKRDHVGGNIYTEPIEDIHVHKYGAHIFHTNNKEIWDYINQFAEFNRYTNSPVANYKGEIYNLPFNMNTFNQLWGTITPDEAKLKIAEQIQATQIKDPKNLEEQAISLIGTDIYYKLVKGYTEKQWGRKATELPPFIIKRVPVRFTYDNNYFNDRYQGIPVGGYTQIIEKMLSSELIEVEINQDFFSNKESYLKSFPKIVYTGMIDQLFDYTFGELEYRSLRFESSTIDQQNYQGNAVVNYTDSETPYTRIIEHKHFEFGKQSKTIITKEYPQAWSKGDEPYYPLNDESNTEKYRKYHKLAEQSPHIILGGRLGMYQYYDMHQVIAAALNTVSIEFGQSH from the coding sequence ATGCAACACGATTATTTAGTCATAGGTTCCGGATTATTCGGTAGTACATTTGCTTATGAAGCAGCCAAACGGGGGAAGCGAGTAAAGGTTATCGAAAAACGAGACCACGTTGGCGGTAATATCTATACGGAACCGATCGAGGACATACATGTTCATAAATATGGGGCGCATATTTTTCACACCAATAATAAGGAAATCTGGGACTACATCAATCAATTTGCGGAGTTCAATCGATATACGAACAGCCCCGTAGCCAATTATAAAGGTGAAATATACAATTTACCCTTTAATATGAATACATTTAATCAGCTATGGGGCACGATTACCCCTGATGAAGCTAAGTTGAAGATTGCAGAACAGATCCAGGCAACACAGATTAAAGACCCCAAAAACCTGGAAGAACAAGCGATTTCATTAATCGGAACGGATATTTATTACAAATTGGTGAAGGGTTATACAGAAAAACAATGGGGGCGCAAAGCAACCGAGTTACCTCCGTTTATCATTAAACGTGTCCCTGTCCGCTTCACGTATGATAATAATTATTTTAATGACCGTTATCAGGGGATTCCTGTTGGTGGCTATACACAAATCATCGAAAAAATGCTATCGAGTGAATTGATCGAGGTAGAGATAAATCAGGATTTTTTTTCAAACAAAGAATCCTACTTAAAAAGCTTCCCCAAAATTGTGTATACAGGAATGATTGATCAATTGTTTGATTACACATTTGGTGAGTTAGAATATCGAAGTTTACGATTCGAATCCTCGACTATAGATCAGCAAAACTATCAAGGCAATGCAGTTGTAAATTATACTGATTCCGAAACACCATACACTCGAATTATTGAGCATAAACACTTTGAATTCGGCAAGCAGTCCAAAACAATCATAACAAAAGAATATCCCCAAGCTTGGAGCAAAGGCGACGAACCCTACTACCCTCTAAATGACGAAAGTAATACTGAAAAATATAGAAAATATCACAAACTTGCAGAGCAATCACCACATATTATATTGGGTGGACGTCTAGGAATGTATCAATATTATGATATGCACCAAGTTATTGCAGCTGCCTTGAACACAGTTAGCATAGAATTCGGGCAGTCCCATTGA
- a CDS encoding sugar ABC transporter permease translates to MELKGTRKRRFSTGAYHMMLLPAVILVLIYSYGPIVGIVIAFQDFIPSNGWFNSEWIGFDNFKYVFGMPDTMQVIGNTLFISLLKMIVGIIFPLGLAILLNEVKNVVFKRTVQTVVYMPYFISWIILSGILIDILSPSGGIINNFLGLFGFEPIYFLGDGAWFRFVIVASHIWKELGFDTIVYLAAILSIDKSLYEAAALDGAGHIKQMWHITLPGMKPIIVLLSVLSLGNILNAGFDQVFNLYSPQVYSSADILDTYVFRIGMEQMQYGVATAVGLFKSFVSFIFICTSYLLAYKLANYRIF, encoded by the coding sequence ATGGAGCTAAAAGGAACCCGTAAACGTCGGTTCTCTACTGGTGCTTACCATATGATGCTGTTGCCGGCGGTCATTCTGGTTCTCATCTACAGCTATGGACCGATTGTTGGCATCGTTATTGCATTTCAAGATTTTATTCCCTCAAATGGATGGTTTAACTCAGAATGGATTGGATTCGATAACTTTAAGTACGTATTCGGTATGCCAGATACGATGCAAGTTATTGGAAATACCTTATTCATTTCATTGTTGAAAATGATCGTTGGTATCATATTTCCTCTTGGATTGGCGATCTTGCTTAATGAAGTTAAGAACGTTGTATTCAAACGAACAGTTCAGACGGTCGTCTATATGCCTTATTTTATTTCCTGGATTATATTATCCGGCATACTAATTGACATACTGTCACCTTCAGGCGGTATTATCAATAATTTTCTAGGACTTTTTGGTTTTGAACCTATTTATTTTTTAGGCGATGGTGCATGGTTCCGCTTTGTAATTGTTGCTTCACATATATGGAAAGAACTTGGCTTTGATACGATCGTATACTTGGCCGCAATTCTAAGCATCGATAAGTCTTTATACGAAGCAGCAGCGTTGGACGGTGCTGGACATATCAAGCAAATGTGGCATATTACACTTCCTGGTATGAAACCAATCATCGTATTACTTAGTGTTCTAAGCCTTGGAAATATATTAAACGCAGGTTTCGATCAGGTGTTTAATCTGTACAGTCCTCAAGTCTATTCCAGTGCAGACATTCTGGATACGTATGTGTTTCGGATCGGCATGGAGCAGATGCAGTATGGTGTAGCAACAGCTGTTGGACTTTTCAAATCGTTCGTGTCATTTATCTTCATCTGTACCTCCTATCTTCTTGCCTATAAGCTCGCGAATTATCGCATTTTTTAA